ATGGTGGCAAGACCAAGCCCAAGTTCTTTAGCGCACACTCGCTCACAAactccaacatcaagagcTTGAACGTTATCAACACTCCTGTTCAAGCATTCAGCATCAACGGAGTCACCAACCTCGGTGTCTATGATGTCCACATGGACAACTCTCTGGGTGACACTCAGGGTGGACACAACACAGATGCCTTCGATGTCGGTTCCTCCACCGGAGTGTACATCTCTGGTGCCGTTGTCAAGAACCAGGATGACTGTCTCGCCATCAACTCTGGTACCAACATCACTTTCACAGGTGGTAACTGCAGTGGTGGCCACGGTCTTTCCATCGGATCAGTTGGCGGAAGATCCAACAACGACGTCAAGACTGTTCGCATTCTTAACTCATCCATCTCCAACTCCGATAATGGTGTTCGTATCAAGACCGTTTCCGGAGCTTCCGGTTCAGTCTCTGATGTCAAGTACGATTCCATCACTCTTAGCAACATTGCCAAGTATGGTATTGTCATTGAGCAGGACTACGAGAACGGCTCTCCCACCGGTATTCCTACCACTGGTGTTCCCATCACCGATGTCACCATCAACAAGGTCACTGGATCGGTCAAGTCTAGCGGCACCAACGTCTACATTCTCTGCGCCAACTGCAAGAACTGGACCTGGACTAACAACAAGGTCACTGGTGGTAAGGCCTCTACTAAGTGCCAGGGCATTCCTTCTGGGGCTTCTTGTTAAGTGATATGAAGGGAGCGGGAAGTAGTTGATGGTGGGTGTGATAAAGGAGAGTGCTTTACTTATGTATATAAATGGAATGGCTCTAGTAAATACAATCATCAGTTTTTAGTCTTTCGTTGTTATTGCAGATTAACTTCAGAGTGACGAATATTGGTAGGTATATAAGATTGTAAAAACTAATTACTCCCACACGACGTCGGCAAGGGCTCATGTTACTTAACGGTAGCATGAGCCTTTGTCACTTGCCTCGTGGAGGTACTGCCCAAACTCTTGTGTTCGAAAGATATCCCATTCTTTTTTGTCTATATCAGCGACAACATTTCACTTGGTCATCCACGAACCAGTGATGCTTTGGAGGTTTGACGGACAGAAACATTGATAACATTACATGAACGACAGACTCGAAACGCCAATCAGTGCTCGAGCTGACAGGGATTGCAAGCATCACGTTTGATATGTGGCTGAGCTTGTTGTTTCAATCTAAGACTGAACTAGTCTACGTCATCAAATCGCGTATTACCTTGTCAGAAGATGACCAAAATAAAATGGTTCATGAACTATCAAGCTGGCTCGCGAGAGTAGCCATCAGTAAACCTGGAATAGAAGACATAACATCTACCAATTCGTGTTATGCCTGCTCCAAGAGAACCAGAACACCTGCGCCATCGGTATGAGCCGAAACCCCGCAAACCCCATACGCCACCAGCGCCGAGGTGGATTGACTTGAATACCATCAGCTCATGGATCAAAGCATGCAACGAAAACCATGGAGATCATTGTCAAAGAGCACACCTACCCCAAGAAACACATGGATTGCCAAAGTGGCTGATACATGTATCAGAGAAACGCATAGTGCCCTTTCAATCCGGCTGCCGCTATGTAGCCCTCAGCTACGTTTGGGGAAGGTCTACAGGCCACGATTTGCAACTGCTGTTAAGCAACCTTGCATCATTTCAAGAAAATAATGCGCTTCAGAATATGTGGGAAGAGGTCCCTGCTACAATTCAGCATGCCGTTGAACTAGTACGCCTCATTGGCGAAGAGTACATCTGGGTTGATCGTCTCTGCATTGTCCAAGATGATCATGAGACGAAGCAAGAACAGATCAGCCAAATGGCATTTATATACGGAAACGCTTACTTTACAGTTGTCGCTGCAGCTGCATACAACGCTCAAGAAGGGTTAAAAGGGATCAAGGACGTTTCTCCCTCGATGTATCAGAATGTCTGGCCAGAAAGGGCAAACATGGACCACTACGGCCTCGTGGCATGGTCGCCGTGGAATGAACGAGGATGGACGTTGCAAGAACTCGTATTTTCACAGAGATCGCTCTTCTTCCACAAGAACGAATTGACTTGGGAATGTCATTGTGCAATATGGCATGAGCGGATGCAACTTGCAGATATTAACGAAACAAACTGCCTTGGGACACATAACCCCAATGCTCGTGGCTTCCGCTATTCTCCTTGGCCGGACCTTCAAGAGTTTCATCAGTTGGCAACCAGCTATAGTCGCAGACAATTATCATTCTCAAGCGACATTCTCCCAGCCTTTACAGGTATCACGACAGCCTTGGCACATTCTTTCCCTGGTGGGTTTCTGTTTGGTTTACCCGAAGTTTCGTTTGATGTTGCTCTTCTTTGGAGATCATCTGGCCCAGCATCTCGGAGCTCAAAAATAGGCGAAGCTTCCGTTCCCAGCTGGTCCTGGATGGTTTGTCTCGACCAGAAGATTTCTGTGGATCTTTCACCCTGGGCGAGTGGCTTTTCGTACCTGGCAGGCTCTACTTCCGAGCAGGTCTCAGAAGAGGACGGCAGACGTACCTATGCACCGCTGCATGTCGCTCATCAACAAGAGTGGAATTCTCGATGGAACCGAAAGCGTCCTCCAGCAGGTGTATTGGATGGACTAGTTACGCAGCCAATCTGCTCGTGGTATGTCAAAGAAGAGACAGGTGATAGACTCATTTCAAACAACCTCGACGTGTTCAAAGATTCCTGTCGTAACAATGACTCTGAGCTACCTCCAGGATGGGAAAGAGACGGTGATTTATTCTACCATTCAGTCGACCCGCATCGCAGATTCAAGTATCCGATTCCTCTAGTCACTAATGAGGAGGAGATTTCGATCGAAAAAGACTCTTCGTTCGTGATAAAAGCTCAGACGGAA
This Fusarium poae strain DAOMC 252244 chromosome 3, whole genome shotgun sequence DNA region includes the following protein-coding sequences:
- a CDS encoding hypothetical protein (SECRETED:SignalP(1-17)~CAZy:GH28), whose translation is MFSSMLLFSGLVASAFAHPAIEPRASCTFTDAASAIKGKASCSTIVLNNIAVPAGTTLDLTKLKDGTHVIFQGKTTFGYKEWEGPLISFTGNNLLIEGASGHSIDCQGQRWWDTKGSNGGKTKPKFFSAHSLTNSNIKSLNVINTPVQAFSINGVTNLGVYDVHMDNSLGDTQGGHNTDAFDVGSSTGVYISGAVVKNQDDCLAINSGTNITFTGGNCSGGHGLSIGSVGGRSNNDVKTVRILNSSISNSDNGVRIKTVSGASGSVSDVKYDSITLSNIAKYGIVIEQDYENGSPTGIPTTGVPITDVTINKVTGSVKSSGTNVYILCANCKNWTWTNNKVTGEKRIVPFQSGCRYVALSYVWGRSTGHDLQLLLSNLASFQENNALQNMWEEVPATIQHAVELVRLIGEEYIWVDRLCIVQDDHETKQEQISQMAFIYGNAYFTVVAAAAYNAQEGLKGIKDVSPSMYQNVWPERANMDHYGLVAWSPWNERGWTLQELVFSQRSLFFHKNELTWECHCAIWHERMQLADINETNCLGTHNPNARGFRYSPWPDLQEFHQLATSYSRRQLSFSSDILPAFTGITTALAHSFPGGFLFGLPEVSFDVALLWRSSGPASRSSKIGEASVPSWSWMVCLDQKISVDLSPWASGFSYLAGSTSEQVSEEDGRRTYAPLHVAHQQEWNSRWNRKRPPAGVLDGLVTQPICSWYVKEETGDRLISNNLDVFKDSCRNNDSELPPGWERDGDLFYHSVDPHRRFKYPIPLVTNEEEISIEKDSSFVIKAQTERAFFYNIPEPYGQAVDRLEGEAVVNLCNSEQVWAGCLRVQTRTILWRLLTKKVKCELVVISKGYIDSSADGWSRLDEHDALKSRELEKYEFYNVLFIEWKEGVAYRQGIGRVDKSGWEAESRDMINLLLA